Proteins encoded within one genomic window of Haematobia irritans isolate KBUSLIRL chromosome 5, ASM5000362v1, whole genome shotgun sequence:
- the Phm gene encoding peptidylglycine-alpha-hydroxylating monooxygenase, protein MAFLNSGMARKRLQVLTFLAVLAVCCLRLTYGILDEDEYNSVYREQMREQLNQEVGRFPFLMPNVRPKTPELYLCTPIKVDYSKSYYIVGYEPNATMNTAHHMLVYGCGEPGSSKTVWNCGEMAKKSSEETASPCGVQSHSQILYAWARDAPKLELPEGVGFKVGSDSPIKYIVLQVHYASIAKFKDGSTDDSGVFIRYTEKPMDKLAGVLLMGTAGMIPPMSVEHMETSCEISENKTIYPIAYRTHTHSLGKVVSGYRVRPDDHGMHHWTLLGKRDPLTPQMFYPVENKEPIVKGDLIAARCTMESHRKRITEIGATNNDEMCNFYLMYYVDNDEPLTMKYCFSQGPPSYYWSNPDVGLNNIPHKEASTL, encoded by the exons ATGGCATTTCTTAACTCAGGGATGGCTCGAAAGAGGCTACAAGTGTTAACATTTCTTGCCGTATTGGCCGTTTGTTGTTTGCGCCTAACATATGGTATCTTGGATGAGGATGAATACAATTCTGTGTATAGAGAACAAATGCGGGAGCAGCTTAATCAAGAAGTGGGGAGATTTCCATTCTTAATGCCAAATGTTCGACCGAAAACG CCCGAATTGTATCTCTGTACACCGATTAAAGTGGATTACTCCAAGAGTTATTACATTG TGGGTTATGAGCCAAATGCTACCATGAATACTGCGCATCACATGCTGGTTTATGGATGTGGAGAACCAGGCTCAAGTAAAACGGTGTG GAATTGTGGAGAGATGGCGAAAAAGTCTTCCGAAGAGACAGCAAGTCCTTGTGGGGTCCAATCACATTCACAG aTTTTATATGCCTGGGCTAGAGATGCACCCAAATTGGAATTACCCGAAGGTGTAGGATTTAAGGTGGGCAGTGATTCTCCCATAAAATACATAGTGTTGCAGGTGCATTATGCCAGCATAGCAAAATTCAAAG ATGGCAGCACTGATGATTCAGGAGTTTTCATAAGATACACAGAGAAACC CATGGATAAATTAGCTGGTGTTTTACTTATGGGCACAGCTGGCATGATACCACCCATGTCTGTGGAACATATGGAAACATCCTGTGAGATAAGTGAGAATAAAACCATCTATCCCATTGCATATCGCACACATACCCATAGTTTGGGTAAAGTTGTCTCTGGTTATCGTGTCCGTCCCGATGATCATGGCATGCATCATTGGACATTGTTGGGCAAACGAGATCCCCTTACACCACAAATGTTCTATCCCGTCGAGAATAAGGAGCCAATTGTCAAAGGTGATTTAATTGCGGCGAGATGTACAATGGAAAGCCATCGAAAGAGAATAACAGAAATCGG agctaCAAACAATGATGAGATGTGCAATTTCTATTTAATGTACTATGTCGATAATGATGAACCTCTAACAATGAAATACTGCTTTAGTCAAGGACCCCCTAGTTATTATTGGAGTAATCCTGACGTAGGTCTGAACAATATACCGCACAAGGAAGCAAGTACATTGTAG